One window from the genome of Dolosigranulum savutiense encodes:
- a CDS encoding DUF421 domain-containing protein, with translation MLPNDYSVLGDIFIKGILAYIAIIFIIRISGKRSLSKLNSFDFIITISLGSILSGVMTNPDLSLLEAMFAFSLMITLQYIVTFIAVRSDKFADWVKFKPALLYYDGHFNYQAMKKERITEKELYEKARTENYSSFDEVFAIVLESEGTISVVDRNEHTPESEAKSTLENAHVPGQD, from the coding sequence ATGTTACCAAATGATTATAGTGTGTTAGGCGATATTTTTATAAAGGGGATTTTGGCCTATATTGCCATCATTTTTATTATTCGAATTTCCGGTAAGCGGTCGCTGTCGAAGTTAAATTCGTTCGACTTTATTATTACGATTTCGCTCGGTTCGATTCTATCGGGCGTTATGACCAATCCTGACTTATCGTTACTTGAAGCCATGTTTGCCTTCTCATTGATGATTACCTTGCAATATATTGTTACCTTTATTGCGGTGCGATCCGACAAATTCGCAGACTGGGTGAAGTTTAAACCTGCTCTCTTATACTACGATGGCCACTTCAACTATCAAGCTATGAAAAAAGAACGTATTACAGAAAAGGAACTTTACGAAAAAGCACGAACTGAAAATTACAGTTCATTCGATGAAGTCTTTGCCATTGTCTTAGAGTCAGAAGGAACCATTTCAGTGGTGGATCGAAATGAACATACCCCTGAATCTGAAGCGAAGTCAACTCTTGAAAATGCCCACGTGCCGGGACAAGATTAA
- the rpsD gene encoding 30S ribosomal protein S4 produces MARYTGSTWKKSRRLGISLSGTGKELARRPYAPGQHGPTSRTKLSEYGLQLKEKQKLRFLYGMNERQFRNLFKKAGKIREGKHGTNFMILLERRLDNVVYRLGLASTRRQARQLVNHGHITVNGKRVDIPSYSVEVGEVIGVREKSRDLVVIKESLESLYGRPEFVTFDEDKLEGSLTRYPLREEMPQEIEDSFIVEFYNR; encoded by the coding sequence ATGGCACGATATACAGGATCAACTTGGAAAAAATCTCGTCGTTTAGGGATTTCACTTTCAGGAACAGGAAAAGAATTAGCACGCCGTCCGTACGCACCAGGACAACACGGCCCAACTAGCCGTACAAAATTATCTGAGTACGGGTTGCAATTAAAAGAGAAACAGAAATTACGTTTCTTATACGGAATGAACGAACGTCAATTCCGCAACTTATTCAAAAAAGCAGGTAAAATCCGCGAAGGAAAACATGGTACCAACTTCATGATTTTACTTGAGCGTCGTTTGGATAATGTGGTTTACCGTTTAGGATTAGCTTCAACACGCCGTCAAGCGCGTCAATTAGTTAACCACGGTCACATTACAGTTAACGGTAAACGTGTAGACATCCCTTCTTACTCTGTTGAAGTAGGCGAAGTGATTGGTGTTCGTGAAAAATCACGTGACTTAGTAGTGATCAAAGAATCATTAGAATCACTTTACGGTCGCCCAGAATTTGTCACTTTCGATGAAGACAAATTAGAAGGTAGCTTAACACGTTACCCATTACGTGAAGAAATGCCACAAGAAATTGAAGACTCATTCATCGTTGAGTTCTACAACAGATAA
- a CDS encoding ZmpA/ZmpB/ZmpC family metallo-endopeptidase, which yields MVSKNNKGELFHKQANQAKRYTLKKLSVGVASVAIGVIVFLSHSQSVSADELISSEIVSTSDNGKHMESDNSISEVSENFEEKNLGDYYVGSEDEANATAEEFEKSEILGKLVEPKQYSNSGLTVEEEPALTAPTLTQTGVEKNELARTVHLSYPLNNPMHLETRGTAHVKKAGATVKLENAKVQDYREATIKYITFGTDPDLKQEQINYYVNAINSVTSDINFQAKIDEILNLRQAEKLLEKAKKSETFREKRLKETQFLLKGVTNDSVQDKKDAIFEELNKLERKQTPSPSDDKENKPEDSFESTREEISKEFAQLTIKFNNLEVDTSRKRIATDEYKILYNRVDKLLAKWEKLASTEAGKSTARGTRDLLKNYTADGTASHKLEDTFESKREEVSKGLAQLTTQFNNLKVDSSGKRITTDEYKALYNRVEKLLAKWEELASIEAEKSTARGTRDLLKNFIAEGIAKKIELKSIEQTTLVKREANGELTELSQLTEAPKDLSHYFIKAKMTHLKDVVMPVESIKEVTIEGQAVYEVTARAAELVHKVDGAYKEGTVLYVNKYQAPHGEVYYDFGDLIKAMQANLGGTFQLGRTISAGEIAKLGHKSYVSGQFTGQLIGTRNGKRYSITDLKHPLFERINHGTVRDIDFKNVHIVYPDSGYGDNIATVAHELKNRGVIENVNITGYIEGRDNVSGFVNYVNSQSRIENVSFQGRIKSVGGNSVSGGIAGENREALVTRAYVDAQMDMHRSNDSSLLVGIVISNPNGSSAKTWGKVSHSVVKGHIRANIRKKLAAIATSAWGYGNVEEIVSYATVQNGYELFGSDGQLADGSPQYQLIRKLYGVQGVSSGTIQGEDKRFKRLSTEEANKKVADYSITAMSLLSQGTPAEEFNRRDSYEDTQGYQAQHASLYQLVEKLQPFYNREWIVKEANQLAESNKLPSWAGTKTVQAIVPMKDKQFVMDSGEMNRVMLHFTDGTKVEYSLSKGRSFGETGIREYMIDELGIHYTPNRLVTPHDDVVNTLSDELKQVELYTPDMYQLLQINEDTAEKKENRVKRLFLDEVFAQTKENLPSLLEKLIQNQVIQLGHSEPIKQSLLDRILSHKKEILLGLTYLNRYYGINFGEYNIKDLMMFMPEFYSGQGGSLIDRLIKLGRSSEYHLSGQRTHEFFNRHFSQEVGGNLLQFLDYNRKLLTDFSQMNDWFADATKDTIRLVERQSLLKEIQDKQAKYRAYDNLSHSYYHKMILPLLNLREAKMFLISTYSSLTFGSEAKRNLSTEQLKNEINKSGDRKRDFLDAWYTLANKETKNRLIKDRVTPTWEGFGVHGRGWINQFGYDNKGRAYAPAREFYNVVGQYYGNNGVGAYANGTLINFVAYDYLGEGGHSVWTHEMTHNYDGAVFLGGPGRRSGVGAEAYAQGMLQVPAKSAGYGSLGINLTFSRPQDGNQIYNNDPKRFKSQEMFDRYMRGYNDALMMLDYLEGEAAIKEGQPTMKHWFKKMDKNLRKNGQIDRVRQLNNQDWSTMTIKSVNDLVDQQLMTRHGLGDGTYDMSNGWSTYVTIDYLGGIYGGGNNSVGAPGAAMFKHNTFRIWGYYGYERGFVGYASNKYKGASRQAGHAELSDNFAMQQISNNNHQSIESFKKAYFAEVMNNLKTQGMIDIEIDGVQYSSYTSLAEKFTQTVRADVKAKNHNRTRAFKDKLFKALLYKTDNFQSSIFKD from the coding sequence ATGGTCAGTAAGAATAATAAAGGGGAGTTATTCCACAAACAGGCTAATCAAGCAAAACGCTATACATTAAAGAAACTTAGTGTAGGGGTAGCATCTGTTGCCATTGGAGTCATTGTATTTTTATCTCACTCACAAAGTGTAAGTGCTGATGAATTAATTAGTAGTGAAATAGTTAGTACAAGTGATAATGGTAAGCATATGGAGTCTGATAATTCGATTAGCGAAGTATCAGAGAATTTTGAAGAAAAGAATTTAGGTGATTACTACGTTGGTAGTGAAGATGAAGCCAACGCAACGGCTGAAGAATTTGAAAAAAGTGAAATACTTGGTAAATTAGTTGAGCCGAAACAGTATAGTAATAGTGGCTTAACTGTTGAAGAAGAGCCTGCATTGACTGCTCCAACCTTGACTCAAACAGGGGTAGAGAAGAATGAACTCGCTCGGACAGTACACCTCTCGTATCCATTAAATAATCCGATGCATTTAGAGACTAGAGGGACTGCTCATGTTAAAAAGGCTGGGGCAACTGTTAAACTGGAAAATGCTAAAGTTCAAGATTATAGAGAAGCCACGATAAAATATATCACTTTTGGGACTGATCCAGATTTAAAACAGGAACAGATTAACTATTATGTAAATGCTATTAATTCAGTAACATCTGACATCAATTTTCAGGCAAAAATCGATGAGATACTGAATTTACGTCAAGCAGAAAAACTCTTGGAGAAAGCTAAAAAATCTGAAACATTCCGAGAAAAACGGCTTAAAGAGACTCAATTTTTACTTAAAGGAGTTACAAATGATAGTGTACAAGATAAGAAAGATGCTATATTTGAAGAATTAAATAAGTTAGAAAGAAAACAAACTCCTTCGCCATCTGATGACAAAGAGAACAAACCGGAAGATAGTTTTGAAAGTACGCGTGAAGAGATTTCTAAAGAGTTTGCCCAATTAACAATAAAATTCAATAATTTAGAAGTGGATACTTCAAGGAAACGAATTGCTACAGATGAATATAAGATATTATATAATCGTGTGGATAAGTTATTGGCTAAATGGGAAAAATTAGCATCAACTGAAGCAGGGAAAAGTACTGCAAGAGGAACTCGAGATTTACTTAAGAACTATACTGCTGATGGAACTGCATCGCATAAATTAGAGGATACTTTCGAAAGTAAGCGAGAAGAGGTATCTAAAGGTCTTGCTCAATTAACAACACAATTCAATAACTTAAAAGTGGATAGTTCTGGGAAACGAATTACTACAGATGAATATAAGGCATTATATAATCGTGTGGAGAAGTTATTGGCTAAATGGGAAGAATTAGCATCAATTGAAGCAGAGAAAAGTACTGCGAGAGGAACTCGAGATCTACTTAAGAACTTTATTGCTGAAGGAATTGCTAAAAAAATTGAGTTAAAATCAATTGAACAGACAACCCTTGTTAAACGAGAAGCGAATGGTGAACTAACCGAGTTGAGCCAATTAACGGAAGCACCAAAAGATCTGTCTCATTACTTTATCAAGGCGAAGATGACGCATTTAAAAGATGTGGTGATGCCCGTAGAAAGTATTAAAGAAGTGACAATTGAGGGGCAGGCGGTTTATGAAGTCACTGCTCGTGCAGCTGAATTGGTTCATAAAGTAGACGGCGCGTACAAAGAAGGCACGGTCTTATATGTAAACAAATATCAGGCCCCTCATGGAGAAGTATATTATGATTTTGGTGACTTAATCAAAGCGATGCAAGCCAATCTAGGGGGAACATTCCAGCTCGGACGCACAATTTCAGCCGGAGAGATTGCAAAGTTAGGTCATAAATCTTACGTATCGGGTCAATTTACTGGGCAATTAATTGGTACAAGAAATGGTAAACGGTACAGTATTACAGATCTTAAGCACCCATTATTTGAACGTATAAATCATGGCACGGTCCGTGATATTGACTTCAAGAATGTCCATATTGTCTACCCAGATTCGGGTTATGGCGATAACATCGCAACCGTCGCTCATGAATTGAAAAATCGCGGAGTCATTGAAAATGTGAATATTACCGGCTACATTGAAGGACGCGATAATGTGTCTGGTTTTGTAAATTACGTTAATAGTCAGTCCCGTATTGAAAATGTCTCATTCCAAGGGCGTATTAAGTCTGTTGGCGGGAATTCTGTCAGTGGTGGAATTGCTGGTGAGAACAGAGAAGCGCTTGTGACACGAGCTTATGTAGACGCTCAGATGGATATGCACCGATCTAATGATTCAAGTTTACTGGTTGGAATAGTCATATCTAATCCGAATGGTTCCAGTGCCAAAACATGGGGAAAAGTCTCTCATTCGGTTGTAAAAGGGCATATAAGAGCCAATATTCGCAAAAAATTAGCAGCTATAGCAACCTCTGCGTGGGGCTATGGAAATGTGGAAGAGATTGTCAGTTATGCCACTGTTCAAAATGGGTATGAATTATTTGGAAGTGATGGGCAGTTAGCAGACGGCTCCCCACAATACCAACTTATTCGTAAATTATACGGTGTTCAAGGCGTGAGTTCAGGGACTATCCAAGGAGAAGATAAGCGCTTCAAGCGTTTGAGCACTGAAGAAGCGAATAAAAAGGTAGCGGACTACAGTATAACGGCGATGAGTCTGCTTAGCCAAGGAACACCTGCTGAGGAATTCAACCGAAGAGACAGCTATGAAGACACCCAAGGCTACCAAGCTCAACATGCTAGTCTGTATCAACTCGTTGAGAAACTGCAACCTTTCTACAACCGGGAGTGGATTGTGAAAGAAGCCAATCAATTAGCAGAAAGTAACAAGCTACCGAGTTGGGCAGGAACTAAAACAGTTCAAGCCATTGTTCCGATGAAAGATAAGCAGTTTGTGATGGATAGCGGTGAGATGAATCGGGTGATGCTTCACTTCACCGATGGGACAAAGGTTGAATACAGCTTGAGTAAGGGGCGGTCATTTGGTGAGACTGGTATACGTGAATATATGATTGATGAGTTAGGCATTCATTACACGCCGAACCGATTAGTAACGCCACATGATGATGTAGTGAATACCTTAAGTGATGAATTGAAACAAGTTGAATTATATACACCAGACATGTACCAATTGCTTCAGATTAATGAGGATACAGCTGAGAAGAAAGAAAACCGAGTTAAACGATTATTCTTGGATGAAGTCTTTGCACAAACGAAAGAAAACTTACCGTCGTTGTTAGAAAAATTAATTCAAAATCAGGTGATTCAATTGGGTCATTCTGAACCGATTAAGCAATCCTTACTTGACCGTATATTATCGCATAAAAAAGAAATACTGTTGGGGTTAACCTATCTCAATAGATATTATGGTATTAACTTTGGAGAGTATAATATTAAAGATTTAATGATGTTTATGCCAGAGTTTTACAGTGGGCAAGGCGGGAGCTTGATTGATCGACTGATTAAACTTGGCAGATCCAGTGAATATCACCTAAGTGGTCAACGTACACATGAGTTCTTTAACCGTCATTTCAGCCAAGAAGTAGGCGGCAATTTGCTTCAGTTCTTGGATTATAACCGTAAGTTGTTAACGGACTTTAGTCAGATGAATGACTGGTTTGCCGATGCGACGAAAGATACTATTCGTCTCGTAGAACGCCAATCCTTGTTGAAAGAAATTCAGGATAAACAAGCAAAATATCGTGCATATGATAACCTGTCGCATAGTTACTACCATAAAATGATTCTACCACTGCTTAATTTACGTGAGGCGAAGATGTTCTTGATTTCAACATATAGCTCGTTAACATTCGGAAGTGAAGCGAAGCGAAACTTATCAACTGAACAACTTAAAAATGAGATTAATAAATCGGGAGACCGTAAGCGAGATTTCTTGGATGCTTGGTATACTCTAGCGAATAAGGAGACCAAAAATCGCCTTATTAAGGATCGTGTAACGCCAACATGGGAAGGATTCGGTGTTCATGGTCGTGGATGGATTAATCAGTTTGGCTATGATAACAAAGGCCGAGCTTATGCGCCAGCTCGAGAGTTTTATAATGTTGTTGGGCAATATTATGGAAATAATGGTGTTGGAGCTTACGCTAATGGAACGCTAATTAATTTTGTAGCATATGATTACCTAGGAGAGGGTGGTCATTCTGTCTGGACGCATGAGATGACCCATAATTATGATGGCGCAGTCTTCCTAGGTGGGCCTGGTCGTCGAAGTGGTGTGGGGGCAGAAGCTTACGCTCAGGGGATGTTGCAGGTGCCAGCCAAAAGTGCTGGATACGGTAGCTTAGGAATTAACTTAACCTTCTCTAGACCACAAGATGGGAACCAAATCTACAATAATGATCCAAAACGCTTTAAATCACAAGAGATGTTTGACCGTTACATGCGTGGATACAATGATGCGCTGATGATGTTGGATTACCTTGAAGGAGAAGCGGCGATTAAAGAAGGCCAACCAACGATGAAACATTGGTTCAAGAAGATGGATAAAAATTTAAGAAAAAATGGTCAAATTGACCGAGTTCGTCAATTGAATAATCAAGACTGGTCAACAATGACCATTAAATCAGTTAATGATTTAGTCGATCAGCAGTTAATGACCCGACATGGCCTTGGCGATGGGACGTATGATATGTCTAATGGATGGAGTACGTATGTTACCATTGATTACCTGGGTGGAATCTATGGTGGTGGTAACAATAGTGTCGGTGCACCAGGCGCGGCGATGTTCAAGCACAATACCTTCAGAATTTGGGGATACTACGGATATGAGCGAGGATTTGTAGGGTACGCTTCTAATAAATACAAAGGCGCTTCTCGTCAAGCTGGGCACGCAGAGTTGAGTGATAATTTTGCGATGCAACAGATTTCAAATAACAATCATCAGTCAATTGAATCCTTCAAGAAAGCTTACTTCGCTGAGGTAATGAATAATTTAAAGACTCAAGGTATGATTGATATTGAGATAGATGGCGTACAGTACAGCTCATATACTTCATTGGCAGAAAAATTTACTCAGACTGTCCGAGCTGACGTGAAGGCAAAGAATCATAACCGCACAAGAGCCTTTAAAGACAAATTGTTTAAAGCGTTGTTGTACAAAACAGATAACTTCCAATCGTCTATTTTTAAAGACTAG